Proteins encoded within one genomic window of Crocosphaera sp. UHCC 0190:
- a CDS encoding ArnT family glycosyltransferase: MNPLTFTWYPPKHLSHRRPWRNFLSWGGLFGAALILLVCNLDGTPLLPQELVLAQVAQETTQMPFWSGDWLFPTLQGQAYHQQPFLGLLCLAIATHWGGVDGWMIRLPGAILAAVSVPLLYGLAREIFASWLGALFSALIYLTLFPVIYWGRLALLDGLVLFWVILTVFLGLRSRRDFRWSLGLGLSLTGLSLTQGLIGLLLGAVLLIFLAWDTPRLLSCGYFVLGVILGVFPALTWYWMQWLVYGQPAIQALLWPEMALDGGNVWPRLGFYPLAVLTSAWPWLIFALPGGKLAWQSLTWGWAKLILVWGGGYLGMICLLPLAQISYLLPFYPPLALAAGMMLNELSHWPDNHPYPQWWSLILYSLSGGFSLLGLSIFLNFSLDFTLLLDRSSLLLTLGAISLTFAVTAFLINRRNPQFMAILFWGMYVCLALFIRSAVIY, encoded by the coding sequence ATGAATCCTTTAACCTTTACTTGGTATCCCCCCAAACATCTTAGCCATCGCCGTCCTTGGCGCAATTTTTTGTCTTGGGGGGGCTTATTTGGCGCAGCTTTAATTCTACTGGTTTGTAACCTAGATGGTACCCCTTTGTTACCTCAAGAGCTTGTCTTGGCTCAGGTGGCTCAAGAAACGACTCAAATGCCTTTTTGGTCAGGGGATTGGCTCTTTCCTACCTTACAGGGTCAAGCTTATCATCAACAGCCTTTTCTTGGCCTACTCTGTTTGGCGATCGCAACTCATTGGGGCGGGGTTGACGGATGGATGATTCGTCTGCCTGGGGCTATTCTCGCGGCGGTTTCTGTGCCCCTATTGTATGGGTTGGCCAGGGAAATTTTTGCCTCTTGGTTAGGGGCTTTATTTTCTGCCTTAATTTATCTAACTTTGTTTCCGGTGATTTACTGGGGAAGGTTGGCGTTGTTGGATGGGTTGGTTTTATTTTGGGTGATTTTAACGGTTTTTTTGGGGTTGCGATCGCGTCGGGATTTTCGTTGGTCTTTGGGGTTAGGCCTAAGTTTGACGGGGTTATCCTTGACCCAAGGACTAATTGGCCTCTTATTAGGGGCAGTATTGTTGATTTTTCTGGCTTGGGATACTCCCCGTCTCTTGAGTTGTGGCTATTTTGTCTTAGGGGTAATTTTGGGGGTTTTTCCTGCCCTAACTTGGTATTGGATGCAATGGTTGGTTTATGGACAGCCGGCCATTCAAGCCCTATTGTGGCCAGAGATGGCCCTAGATGGGGGGAATGTTTGGCCTCGTTTGGGCTTCTATCCCTTGGCGGTGCTAACCTCTGCTTGGCCTTGGCTAATCTTTGCTTTACCTGGGGGAAAATTGGCTTGGCAGTCCCTAACTTGGGGATGGGCTAAGTTAATTTTAGTCTGGGGAGGGGGTTATTTGGGGATGATTTGTTTATTACCTCTTGCTCAGATCAGTTATTTACTGCCTTTTTATCCCCCCTTGGCCTTGGCTGCTGGCATGATGTTAAATGAGCTTTCCCATTGGCCTGATAACCACCCTTATCCTCAATGGTGGAGTTTAATTTTATATAGCTTATCGGGAGGATTCAGTTTACTAGGATTGAGTATTTTTCTCAATTTTTCCCTAGATTTTACTTTGCTTCTGGATCGTTCCTCGTTGCTGCTCACTTTAGGGGCGATCTCTCTCACGTTTGCCGTGACAGCTTTTCTCATCAACCGACGAAATCCCCAATTTATGGCGATTTTATTTTGGGGGATGTATGTATGTTTAGCCTTATTTATTCGTTCTGCGGTTATCTATTGA
- the pilM gene encoding type IV pilus assembly protein PilM — translation MLSRIQDTIGGLLGGKSQGVGLEITPERLNLAQLTKHGQGYKLAKYCTAEVPEGIFEEGKIVDSPGLAELIQEMFTEYKIKTKRIATAVPMREAIIRIIPIPAELDEAELREMVLNHEAALYLPYPREEVDLDYQKLGFFEDEDGIEKVQVLLVATRREVTDSYMDTFNQAGLQVDILEINSFALIRTIREQLRQFGSKEAAVLVDVEFDSTEIAIVVDGVPQFSRTVPIGTFQMQNALSRAMNLPPSRNPEILQGMTIPVTQFDSLSTQGTAVNPGMTALMRVLGELTDELRRSINFYLNQSEELEVVQLLLAGPGGGLVQLDEYFTHRLSLPTMQVDPVASLALEVDKDIPTIQRPGLGTVLGLGLREV, via the coding sequence ATGTTAAGCCGTATCCAGGACACAATCGGAGGTTTATTGGGAGGCAAGTCTCAAGGGGTAGGATTAGAAATTACCCCCGAAAGACTAAACTTAGCTCAATTAACCAAACATGGCCAAGGCTACAAATTAGCCAAATACTGTACTGCAGAAGTTCCAGAAGGCATTTTTGAAGAGGGCAAAATTGTTGACTCTCCAGGATTAGCCGAACTAATTCAGGAAATGTTTACTGAGTACAAAATTAAGACGAAACGCATTGCCACGGCCGTTCCCATGCGAGAAGCCATTATCCGCATTATTCCCATTCCGGCGGAATTAGATGAGGCAGAATTGCGGGAGATGGTACTCAACCATGAAGCGGCCCTATACTTACCCTATCCCAGAGAAGAAGTTGATTTAGACTATCAAAAACTGGGATTTTTTGAAGACGAGGACGGCATTGAAAAAGTACAAGTTCTCTTGGTGGCTACCCGCAGGGAAGTAACTGACTCCTATATGGACACCTTTAACCAAGCGGGATTACAAGTTGATATCTTAGAAATCAATAGCTTTGCCCTTATTCGTACCATTCGGGAGCAACTGCGACAATTTGGCTCAAAAGAAGCGGCCGTTTTAGTGGATGTGGAATTTGACAGTACGGAAATTGCCATTGTGGTTGATGGGGTTCCCCAGTTTTCTCGAACCGTTCCCATTGGGACATTTCAGATGCAAAATGCCCTCTCTCGGGCCATGAACTTACCCCCCTCCCGTAACCCAGAAATTCTACAAGGGATGACCATACCCGTCACCCAGTTTGACAGTTTAAGCACCCAAGGCACGGCTGTTAACCCTGGAATGACAGCTTTAATGCGGGTTTTAGGAGAATTAACCGATGAACTGCGTCGTTCCATCAACTTCTATTTAAACCAAAGTGAAGAATTAGAAGTGGTACAACTATTACTCGCAGGCCCTGGAGGGGGACTGGTACAACTCGATGAATATTTTACCCATCGTTTAAGTTTACCCACGATGCAAGTTGATCCCGTTGCCTCTTTGGCCTTAGAAGTTGATAAAGACATTCCCACAATTCAACGGCCAGGGTTAGGGACAGTGTTGGGATTAGGATTACGGGAGGTTTAA
- a CDS encoding PilN domain-containing protein, with amino-acid sequence MYSLDVNFLKDRHLDGGAKTTTLVKGKGPSLQQQLPILIGGGVMLLLPALTATSLFVFNQLSSQTQESIQQLEGELGQLNAQNKSIEEIEAKVKQNDQEIKSLVQVFDQIRPWSAILQQIKTQIPANVQLTSIKQEEANLTITGFALDYDDLNDFLLTLQSSPLLQADQTVIKEASLSEIPVPAQNSAKELQSAIPQGVKYTLTTAITDRPSSELKSQFEADGAVGLVNRIKTLENKGVLKP; translated from the coding sequence ATGTATAGCTTAGACGTTAATTTTCTCAAAGACCGACATTTAGACGGTGGTGCCAAAACAACTACCTTAGTCAAAGGAAAGGGCCCCTCCTTACAACAACAACTCCCCATACTGATTGGTGGGGGGGTGATGTTACTGCTGCCCGCCTTAACCGCAACCTCTTTGTTCGTATTCAATCAGTTGTCATCCCAGACACAAGAAAGTATTCAACAGTTAGAAGGGGAATTAGGACAACTGAACGCCCAAAACAAAAGCATTGAAGAAATTGAGGCCAAAGTTAAGCAAAATGACCAGGAAATCAAATCTCTAGTCCAAGTCTTCGATCAAATTAGACCTTGGTCGGCCATTTTACAGCAGATCAAAACTCAAATACCAGCTAATGTGCAACTTACTTCGATCAAACAAGAAGAAGCAAACCTGACCATTACAGGATTTGCCCTGGATTATGATGATCTCAATGACTTTTTATTGACCTTACAAAGTTCTCCCCTGTTACAAGCCGATCAAACCGTGATTAAGGAAGCCAGTTTGTCTGAGATTCCGGTGCCAGCACAAAATTCCGCCAAAGAGCTTCAGAGTGCTATTCCCCAAGGGGTTAAATACACCCTAACCACAGCCATTACGGATCGGCCTTCATCGGAATTGAAAAGCCAATTTGAGGCAGATGGGGCAGTCGGTTTAGTCAACCGCATTAAAACCCTTGAAAATAAAGGAGTGCTGAAACCATGA
- a CDS encoding pilus assembly protein: MTFSEEFTPDEEQDFGEGGGGYPTAFGITFTPQVTGLGLGLLGVCASVYILLNLVMPAYENYSTLKIDEAEKQSKVDEQKSGKLEEKMLDADRKLRESEALRAQVLSLFSSENSLKTMLLDVNNLVEKHPGAKLVSFKPEGTLTVVNDGSLGQGVNNRLKRQRFTLTIEADFQATQTILQDLERLQPLLLIKGLSSQLSEEKSNVKPGGGETIAQGQNQLKTSFSLDAILPLSQEELVDLAPKPEEGDEKKGETDNNKETKP; this comes from the coding sequence ATGACATTTTCCGAAGAATTTACCCCGGACGAAGAACAGGATTTTGGGGAAGGGGGTGGTGGCTATCCGACGGCCTTTGGCATTACCTTTACCCCACAAGTCACTGGCCTGGGACTCGGATTATTAGGGGTATGTGCCTCAGTCTATATTTTGCTGAATTTGGTCATGCCAGCCTACGAAAATTACAGCACCCTGAAAATAGATGAAGCCGAAAAGCAAAGTAAAGTTGACGAGCAAAAATCTGGGAAACTTGAAGAAAAAATGCTCGACGCTGACAGAAAACTGCGAGAATCAGAAGCATTAAGAGCGCAAGTTTTGTCCTTGTTTTCCAGTGAAAATAGTCTAAAAACTATGCTCTTAGATGTCAATAATCTGGTAGAAAAACATCCGGGAGCCAAATTAGTTAGCTTTAAACCGGAGGGAACCCTGACAGTAGTCAATGATGGTTCCTTAGGACAAGGAGTCAACAATCGCCTAAAACGTCAACGGTTTACCTTAACCATTGAAGCTGATTTTCAGGCAACCCAAACAATTCTTCAAGATTTAGAGCGACTACAACCCTTATTACTGATTAAAGGATTAAGTTCTCAATTATCTGAAGAAAAATCTAATGTTAAACCAGGAGGAGGAGAAACCATTGCCCAAGGGCAAAATCAGCTTAAAACAAGCTTTAGCCTCGATGCGATCTTGCCCTTAAGTCAAGAAGAATTGGTTGACCTAGCCCCGAAACCAGAAGAAGGGGACGAGAAAAAGGGCGAAACTGACAACAACAAAGAAACCAAGCCGTAA
- the glnA gene encoding type I glutamate--ammonia ligase, whose translation MAETPQEVLKMVQDQDIKIIDLKFIDMPGTWQHCSFYYDQIDENSFVDGVAFDGSSIRGWKAINESDMMMVPDPKTAWIDPFYEEPTLSLICGIKEPRTGEWYSRDPRTIASKAVEYLRSTGLGDTAFIGPEAEFFIFDDVRFDQTENTGYYYVDSVEGRWNTGRQEEGGNLGYKPGYKQGYFPVAPTDTSQDMRTEMLLTMAKCGVPIEKHHHEVATGGQNELGFRFATLVEAADYLMTYKYVIKNVAKKYGKTITFMPKPLFNDNGSGMHVHQSIWKGGQPLFWEKGNYADLSKMALNYIGGILKHAPALLGLTNPTTNSYKRLVPGFEAPVNLAYSQGNRSASVRIPLSGPNPKAKRLEFRCPDATCNPYLAFAAMLCAGIDGIKNEIDPGESLDVDIYDLSPEELSKIPSTPGSLEQALECLEKDHGFLTDTGVFTEDFIENWIEYKLDNEVNPMRLRPHPYEFALYYDV comes from the coding sequence ATGGCTGAAACGCCCCAAGAAGTCTTGAAAATGGTTCAAGACCAAGACATTAAGATCATTGACCTGAAATTCATTGATATGCCAGGAACCTGGCAACATTGCTCTTTCTATTACGATCAAATTGACGAAAATTCTTTTGTTGATGGTGTTGCCTTCGACGGTTCGAGTATTCGGGGTTGGAAAGCCATTAATGAATCTGATATGATGATGGTTCCCGATCCCAAAACCGCGTGGATCGACCCCTTTTATGAAGAACCCACCCTCAGTCTGATTTGTGGGATCAAAGAACCCCGCACGGGAGAATGGTATAGTCGTGACCCCCGTACCATTGCCAGTAAAGCCGTTGAATACCTGAGAAGCACTGGTCTGGGTGATACTGCTTTTATTGGTCCAGAAGCAGAATTTTTCATCTTTGATGACGTACGTTTTGACCAAACCGAAAACACAGGCTACTATTACGTCGATAGTGTAGAGGGACGCTGGAATACGGGACGGCAAGAAGAAGGCGGCAACTTGGGCTATAAACCTGGTTATAAGCAAGGTTATTTCCCTGTGGCCCCGACTGACACCAGCCAGGATATGCGGACAGAAATGCTGCTAACCATGGCTAAATGTGGGGTTCCCATTGAGAAACACCACCACGAAGTTGCCACCGGGGGACAAAATGAATTAGGGTTCCGCTTTGCGACTCTAGTGGAAGCGGCTGATTATTTGATGACTTACAAATATGTCATCAAAAACGTGGCTAAGAAGTATGGCAAAACCATCACCTTTATGCCCAAACCCCTGTTTAACGATAATGGCTCAGGAATGCACGTTCACCAGTCTATCTGGAAGGGTGGACAACCCCTATTCTGGGAGAAGGGTAATTACGCCGATTTAAGTAAAATGGCTTTAAATTACATCGGTGGCATTTTAAAACACGCCCCCGCTTTGTTAGGGTTAACCAACCCCACCACCAACTCCTATAAGCGTCTCGTACCTGGTTTTGAAGCCCCTGTTAACCTTGCTTATTCCCAAGGAAACCGTTCAGCTTCTGTTCGTATTCCTTTATCGGGCCCTAACCCCAAAGCAAAACGCTTAGAGTTCCGTTGTCCTGATGCAACCTGTAACCCCTATTTAGCCTTTGCAGCAATGTTGTGTGCGGGTATTGACGGCATTAAGAACGAAATTGATCCCGGAGAGTCTTTAGACGTAGATATCTACGATCTCAGCCCTGAAGAACTCAGTAAGATTCCTTCGACTCCTGGTTCCTTGGAACAAGCTTTAGAATGCTTAGAAAAGGATCATGGTTTCTTAACTGATACCGGAGTCTTTACCGAAGATTTCATCGAAAATTGGATTGAGTACAAACTGGATAATGAAGTTAACCCCATGCGGTTACGTCCTCATCCTTATGAATTTGCTCTTTACTATGATGTTTAG
- the apcB gene encoding allophycocyanin subunit beta, with product MRDAVTSLIRNYDQTGRYLDRDAIANLKSYFESGNARIQVAALINGNSADIVKGAGLQLFEEVPELIRAGGNAYTTRRYSACLRDMDYYLRYASYALVAGDPGVLDERVLQGLRETYNSLGVPIGPTVRGIQIMKDMIKTMAADAGIEDTSFIDQPFDHMTREFSEISL from the coding sequence ATGCGAGATGCCGTTACTAGCCTAATTAGAAACTACGATCAGACAGGCCGTTATTTAGATCGGGATGCGATCGCTAATCTCAAATCCTATTTTGAGTCAGGAAACGCCCGAATTCAAGTTGCTGCCCTCATTAATGGGAATTCTGCTGATATTGTCAAAGGGGCTGGCCTTCAACTCTTTGAAGAAGTTCCAGAGTTAATTCGTGCAGGGGGTAATGCTTATACTACCCGTCGTTATTCGGCTTGTTTACGGGATATGGACTATTATCTACGCTATGCAAGTTATGCTTTAGTCGCAGGGGATCCCGGTGTCCTCGATGAACGGGTATTACAAGGGTTACGGGAAACCTATAATTCTTTGGGGGTTCCCATTGGACCAACGGTTCGGGGTATTCAGATCATGAAGGACATGATTAAAACCATGGCCGCTGATGCGGGAATTGAAGACACTTCCTTTATTGATCAACCTTTCGATCACATGACCCGTGAATTTAGCGAAATCTCTCTCTAA
- the clpS gene encoding ATP-dependent Clp protease adapter ClpS — translation MATSTSTTPKGSTVVDRKTYPNYKVIVLNDDFNTFEHVANCLMKYIPSMTKERAWELTEQVHYQGLATVWVGPQEQAELYHQQLRREGLTMAPLEEA, via the coding sequence ATGGCCACTTCTACCTCGACTACCCCCAAAGGCTCTACTGTTGTTGATCGTAAGACCTATCCTAATTATAAAGTCATTGTCCTCAACGATGATTTTAATACCTTTGAACACGTGGCTAACTGCCTAATGAAGTATATCCCGTCCATGACGAAAGAACGCGCTTGGGAACTCACTGAGCAAGTTCACTATCAAGGTTTAGCAACGGTGTGGGTGGGGCCCCAAGAACAAGCGGAACTCTATCACCAACAACTGCGACGGGAAGGGTTAACGATGGCACCTTTGGAGGAAGCTTAA
- a CDS encoding DUF2103 domain-containing protein, whose amino-acid sequence MTQPDKGRLVWNHSTHVDGLIPILEKLIKYTGIRTVTPGVISRSRGHSPHLKLRVSVPIRGGYKAIARQGKTVQEVFIVTDLSQTELESAINTVLN is encoded by the coding sequence ATGACCCAACCAGATAAAGGTCGGTTAGTTTGGAACCATTCTACTCATGTTGATGGGTTGATTCCGATTCTTGAAAAGTTGATTAAATATACTGGCATTCGTACAGTTACCCCTGGTGTGATTAGTCGTTCTAGGGGCCATTCTCCTCATTTAAAATTGCGGGTATCCGTTCCCATTCGAGGAGGTTATAAGGCGATCGCTAGGCAGGGAAAAACGGTACAAGAAGTCTTTATTGTCACAGATTTAAGTCAAACAGAACTGGAATCAGCGATTAATACGGTACTTAATTAA
- a CDS encoding pentapeptide repeat-containing protein — MFFLRYCFFILILWLFLLIFASPSFADAERIPLTLDLLQERLNSPQIQEGISTIDLSYFVIDLTPENREFREQFYQQLQSRLNRSDKVIGLDFSHGLIQGDFMTSRLGLTTVLSSEALPQILTEIETKIVTEDEQFSSNPGDILTSVIVLRSPVKLNDTLITGKADFRRTFFLQKLEAKQAKFTQEIDFSQVCFARKANFSQAIFGRDVNFDSAKFRKQVKFIQAKFQGESQFIRSQFQEEVDFSQAEFIKLANFQHSLWSESVNFSNVNWQDRVIFSNSVFSQSVSFLNSTFEKSISFRKTYFRGTLSLKDVKLLGTMDFSNAEFFRDRGVNIAGLAFESDGAKIFGDTGSIGRVMYLNDLEGNETVLRNLIQNFRKLEQIPDGNQLEYKTQKLKQKQLITKILKTPYFQVFRLIYIKIIIHFLFLSLLLLLSDYGTNFNLIFGVGLITIGYFGVLFWLIDRCRRKVPSPILPNHNEIIYMLISGLLLLGMGMVEIVNSAENYFLTLSCLGLILFPIPVALVAWIYQGGRYHDLMETSYFVLDGGLRQLQLLIVRLPIIPEFPFFRDRYTPLVWERSWNWLNYYDFSLNNFLKLGFNDIRLRDQHIPGLITTLVWYQWSLGILYVVLLLWTLSRTIPGLNVLIYLK, encoded by the coding sequence GTGTTTTTTTTGCGCTATTGTTTTTTTATACTTATTTTATGGTTATTTTTATTAATTTTTGCTTCTCCAAGTTTTGCCGATGCTGAACGCATTCCCCTGACCCTAGATTTACTTCAAGAACGCCTTAATTCACCCCAAATTCAAGAAGGAATATCGACCATCGATCTCAGTTATTTTGTGATTGATTTAACGCCAGAAAATAGAGAATTTCGAGAGCAATTTTATCAACAATTACAAAGTCGTCTCAATCGTTCAGATAAGGTTATTGGCTTAGATTTTAGTCATGGGTTGATTCAAGGGGATTTTATGACCAGTCGTCTGGGATTAACGACGGTTCTTTCCTCAGAAGCTCTACCTCAAATTTTAACAGAAATTGAAACCAAAATAGTAACAGAAGATGAACAGTTTTCCTCAAATCCTGGGGACATACTAACCTCAGTAATTGTGTTAAGAAGTCCGGTCAAACTTAATGATACTTTAATTACAGGTAAAGCTGATTTTAGGAGAACATTTTTTTTACAAAAGTTAGAAGCTAAACAAGCAAAGTTTACTCAAGAAATTGATTTTAGTCAAGTTTGCTTTGCCAGGAAAGCTAATTTTAGTCAGGCAATTTTTGGCAGAGATGTTAATTTTGATTCTGCTAAGTTTCGGAAGCAGGTTAAATTTATTCAGGCAAAATTTCAAGGTGAGTCTCAATTTATTCGCAGTCAGTTTCAGGAAGAAGTAGATTTTAGTCAAGCAGAATTCATTAAATTGGCTAATTTCCAGCATAGTTTATGGTCGGAATCTGTAAACTTTAGTAATGTTAATTGGCAAGATCGAGTAATTTTTTCTAATAGTGTTTTTTCTCAATCTGTTAGCTTTTTGAATTCGACATTTGAAAAAAGTATTTCTTTTAGAAAGACTTATTTTAGGGGTACATTAAGTTTAAAAGATGTTAAACTATTAGGAACAATGGATTTTAGTAATGCTGAATTTTTTCGAGATCGAGGGGTTAATATTGCTGGATTAGCATTTGAGTCTGATGGAGCTAAAATTTTCGGCGATACAGGTAGTATTGGGAGGGTAATGTATTTGAATGATTTGGAGGGAAATGAAACTGTTTTACGAAATTTAATCCAAAATTTTCGTAAATTAGAACAAATACCCGATGGGAATCAATTAGAATATAAAACTCAGAAGTTAAAACAAAAACAGTTAATCACTAAAATCCTTAAAACCCCTTATTTTCAAGTGTTTAGGTTAATTTATATCAAGATAATTATTCATTTTTTATTTTTAAGTCTTTTATTGTTATTGAGTGATTATGGAACAAATTTTAATTTAATTTTTGGGGTGGGACTCATTACTATTGGATATTTTGGGGTATTATTTTGGTTGATAGATCGTTGTAGACGTAAAGTTCCCAGTCCTATTCTTCCTAATCATAATGAAATTATTTATATGTTAATTAGTGGTTTATTACTATTAGGAATGGGAATGGTGGAGATTGTTAATTCTGCTGAAAACTATTTCCTTACTTTAAGCTGTTTGGGATTAATTTTATTCCCGATTCCTGTTGCCTTAGTTGCTTGGATTTATCAAGGAGGAAGATATCATGATTTAATGGAAACTTCCTATTTTGTTCTCGATGGAGGATTGAGACAATTACAATTATTAATTGTACGTTTACCCATTATTCCTGAATTCCCCTTTTTCCGAGATCGCTATACCCCGTTAGTCTGGGAAAGAAGCTGGAATTGGCTAAATTATTATGATTTTAGCTTAAATAATTTTCTGAAATTAGGATTTAATGATATTCGATTAAGAGATCAACATATTCCCGGTTTAATTACTACTTTAGTGTGGTATCAATGGAGTTTAGGAATCCTCTATGTTGTCTTATTATTGTGGACTTTATCTCGAACAATTCCTGGATTGAATGTATTAATTTATTTAAAGTAA